In a genomic window of Apium graveolens strain L.+W99A mitochondrion, complete genome:
- the orf128b gene encoding hypothetical protein: protein MLIMKDRTYIRRQSPGNSYRFPMDNNPSFPLSLFLPISRGGSGHENASAGIKQKVRTSEDERKNAPRGTRFMSAYSCRLDVGHEIHHYTEQITGIHISVKGNCARFSRESPSARYGTQGLNPGINLSS from the coding sequence ATGTTAATAATGAAAGACAGAACATATATTAGAAGGCAATCCCCGGGGAATTCCTATCGATTTCCGATGGATAACAATCCATCTTTCCCGCTTTCGCTCTTTCTCCCAATCAGTCGCGGGGGTTCCGGGCATGAGAACGCAAGTGCCGGAATCAAACAAAAGGTCCGAACGTCCGAGGACGAAAGAAAAAATGCTCCGCGGGGAACTCGTTTCATGTCGGCGTATTCGTGCCGGTTAGACGTCGGCCATGAAATCCATCACTATACCGAGCAGATCACGGGCATTCACATCTCGGTCAAAGGGAACTGTGCGCGATTCTCTCGTGAATCGCCTTCAGCAAGGTATGGCACTCAGGGTCTGAACCCGGGGATAAATCTTTCTTCATAG
- the orf123a gene encoding hypothetical protein, producing the protein MLHFFGLEVPECFLWIYNKGKPYHLIDSSSVLLTAPRGQGRGRTVIPGFAVRYISIMLPSQTRHLMCQSKTAVLPSPLPLFLHMRRRVTREERTTSFSFALLNLPFLIESSKPLHYCTGTEAR; encoded by the coding sequence ATGTTGCATTTCTTTGGTTTGGAAGTTCCAGAATGTTTTCTGTGGATTTATAACAAAGGAAAGCCCTACCATTTGATTGATTCAAGTTCCGTGCTGCTCACCGCTCCTCGAGGCCAAGGACGGGGTCGAACCGTCATTCCAGGATTTGCAGTCCGATACATTTCCATTATGTTACCTAGCCAAACCCGCCACCTCATGTGCCAAAGTAAAACGGCTGTTCTTCCTTCCCCGCTCCCTCTTTTTCTACATATGCGGCGGCGGGTTACCAGAGAAGAGAGGACAACTTCTTTCTCCTTTGCCTTGCTCAATCTTCCTTTTCTGATTGAAAGTAGCAAGCCACTCCACTACTGTACTGGTACAGAGGCCAGATAG
- the orf122d gene encoding hypothetical protein, which translates to MLHESAAFSVALSHSCPPRRATRSVVLSHKISTPPACWPGESKLSSGQLSTQSSAKNTVESRNARCWCASCSRGKKEGRQSEVQILLFAAWEQITQKIPGNNEKKDISVTKTIGGCIGEIQR; encoded by the coding sequence ATGTTACACGAAAGCGCCGCTTTCTCTGTAGCGTTGTCACACAGCTGCCCGCCTAGAAGAGCCACTCGCTCTGTAGTGTTGTCACACAAGATAAGCACGCCGCCCGCCTGCTGGCCGGGCGAATCGAAGTTATCTTCCGGTCAACTGTCCACCCAGTCAAGTGCAAAAAACACAGTAGAATCACGCAACGCGCGCTGCTGGTGTGCTTCCTGCTCGCGAGGAAAGAAAGAAGGGCGACAAAGTGAAGTTCAGATTTTACTGTTTGCAGCATGGGAGCAGATTACCCAAAAAATACCTGGGAACAATGAAAAAAAAGATATCTCGGTAACGAAAACTATAGGGGGCTGTATTGGCGAGATCCAACGGTGA
- the orf115d gene encoding hypothetical protein, which yields MFELMFKPTPPPYLRQAGKNVRQVQIRECFPQPLKERLDEGGGRRVGGRKRLSEIDIFFVFHRKRRRPRMAYGASYLKGTRFFDRGGMIVGLSPRSARWPIGIAAFGLYLPFLIE from the coding sequence ATGTTTGAGCTTATGTTCAAACCAACCCCACCCCCCTATTTGAGGCAGGCTGGAAAGAATGTCCGCCAAGTTCAGATAAGGGAATGCTTCCCCCAACCATTAAAGGAAAGGCTCGACGAGGGGGGGGGGAGACGCGTCGGGGGAAGGAAAAGGCTTTCGGAGATCGATATTTTCTTTGTTTTTCATCGAAAACGAAGAAGGCCGAGGATGGCCTACGGTGCGTCTTATCTGAAGGGAACACGCTTTTTCGACCGCGGCGGTATGATTGTCGGGCTCTCTCCTCGTTCCGCCCGCTGGCCTATTGGGATAGCAGCCTTCGGGCTTTACCTGCCCTTTCTAATAGAATAA
- the orf134c gene encoding hypothetical protein, which produces MLPPTIKGKARRGGGETRRGKEKAFGDRYFLCFSSKTKKAEDGLRCVLSEGNTLFRPRRYDCRALSSFRPLAYWDSSLRALPALSNRIKNSGSARESAGNNRKEGVHVAAAPAPLLVNGAAGSASTTKERIHFR; this is translated from the coding sequence ATGCTTCCCCCAACCATTAAAGGAAAGGCTCGACGAGGGGGGGGGGAGACGCGTCGGGGGAAGGAAAAGGCTTTCGGAGATCGATATTTTCTTTGTTTTTCATCGAAAACGAAGAAGGCCGAGGATGGCCTACGGTGCGTCTTATCTGAAGGGAACACGCTTTTTCGACCGCGGCGGTATGATTGTCGGGCTCTCTCCTCGTTCCGCCCGCTGGCCTATTGGGATAGCAGCCTTCGGGCTTTACCTGCCCTTTCTAATAGAATAAAGAATTCCGGCTCGGCCCGGGAAAGCGCTGGCAACAACAGAAAGGAAGGGGTCCATGTAGCTGCTGCGCCCGCCCCCCTCTTAGTCAATGGGGCAGCAGGTTCGGCATCTACTACAAAAGAGAGAATCCACTTCAGATAA
- the ccmB gene encoding cytochrome c maturation protein CcmB, whose protein sequence is MRRLFLSLYHKQIFPSTPITSFSLFLSYIVVTPLMLGFEKDFSCHSHLGPIRIPPLFPFPSAPFPRNDKEDGTLELYYLSAYCLPKILLLQLVGHWVIQISRVFRGFPMLQLLYQFGRSGMDRLNIPLGSLVLTLLCGIHSRSALGITSSSGWNSSQNPTTSPTSLPPTLSCTSIETEWFHVLSSIGYSSPFVSLSPILVSISSQD, encoded by the coding sequence ATGAGACGACTCTTTCTTTCACTATATCATAAACAGATCTTCCCCTCCACACCAATCACGAGTTTTTCTCTATTCCTCTCGTATATCGTCGTAACACCCTTAATGCTAGGTTTTGAAAAAGACTTTTCATGTCATTCCCATTTAGGTCCGATTCGGATCCCTCCGCTGTTTCCTTTTCCTTCCGCACCTTTTCCTCGAAATGATAAAGAAGATGGTACACTTGAATTGTATTATTTAAGTGCTTATTGCTTGCCAAAAATCCTACTTCTACAATTGGTAGGTCACTGGGTTATTCAAATAAGTCGTGTTTTCCGTGGTTTTCCCATGTTACAACTTCTGTACCAATTCGGTCGATCCGGAATGGATCGGTTAAACATTCCATTAGGGAGCCTGGTCTTGACTCTTCTGTGTGGTATTCATTCTCGTTCGGCTCTTGGAATCACATCCAGCAGTGGTTGGAACAGCTCGCAAAATCCAACCACTTCACCTACTTCATTGCCCCCAACCCTTTCTTGTACCTCTATTGAAACAGAATGGTTTCATGTTCTTTCATCGATTGGTTATTCCTCTCCGTTTGTATCTCTTTCTCCAATTTT